In Streptantibioticus cattleyicolor NRRL 8057 = DSM 46488, a genomic segment contains:
- a CDS encoding amino acid permease, whose amino-acid sequence MTPTTPARPDGPVPPAPARSGGLGAAMMRRKPVERLIAEGGQGEGGRLKRSLGMWQLTMISIGATLGTGIFVVLGEAVPLAGPAVVLSFVAAGLTALFSALSYAELAGTIPVSGSSYSYAYATMGELIAWICGWCLVLEYAVSVAAVAVGWGKYLNELLSGTIGVTIPGWMANPPGAGGVINLPALLVVVLAMGFLLGGARESARANTIMVLVKVASLILFCAVAFTGIRAGNYKPFMPLGLGGVSAGGAKLFFSYIGFDAASTAGEEAKNAKRDMPRAIMLSLFVVTALYCLVALVAVGAMPWKKFADADAALAQIMKDVTGQSFWSVLLAAGAVIAIASVVLTVMYGQTRILFSMARDGLVPKLFARVSPKSGIPVANTLIVSAFCGVLAAVVPLGALADATSIGTLFAFALVNAAVIVLRKTRPDMPRSFKVAFSPVTPAIGFALCLLLMGSFELITWECFIGWMAIGLVVYFTYGMRRSQLAREARTEK is encoded by the coding sequence ATGACGCCGACCACGCCTGCCCGGCCGGACGGGCCGGTGCCGCCCGCGCCCGCGCGGTCCGGCGGCCTCGGCGCCGCGATGATGCGCCGCAAGCCCGTCGAGCGCCTGATCGCCGAGGGCGGCCAGGGCGAGGGCGGCCGGCTCAAGCGGTCGCTCGGCATGTGGCAGCTGACCATGATCAGCATCGGCGCCACCCTGGGCACCGGCATTTTCGTGGTGCTCGGCGAGGCGGTGCCGCTGGCCGGCCCGGCCGTGGTTCTCTCCTTCGTGGCCGCCGGCCTCACCGCGCTCTTCTCGGCGCTCTCCTACGCGGAGCTGGCCGGCACCATCCCGGTCTCCGGCTCCTCGTACTCCTACGCCTACGCCACCATGGGCGAGCTGATCGCCTGGATCTGCGGCTGGTGCCTGGTGCTGGAGTACGCGGTCTCGGTGGCCGCGGTCGCGGTCGGCTGGGGGAAGTACCTCAACGAACTGCTCAGCGGCACCATCGGGGTCACCATCCCGGGCTGGATGGCCAACCCGCCCGGGGCCGGCGGCGTGATCAACCTCCCGGCGCTGCTGGTGGTGGTGCTCGCCATGGGCTTCCTGCTCGGCGGTGCCCGGGAGAGCGCCCGGGCCAACACCATCATGGTGCTGGTCAAGGTGGCCTCGCTGATCCTGTTCTGCGCGGTGGCCTTCACCGGCATCCGGGCCGGCAACTACAAGCCGTTCATGCCGCTGGGCCTGGGCGGGGTGAGCGCGGGCGGCGCCAAGCTGTTCTTCTCCTACATCGGCTTCGACGCCGCCTCCACGGCCGGCGAGGAGGCGAAGAACGCCAAGCGCGACATGCCGCGAGCGATCATGCTCTCGCTGTTCGTCGTCACCGCGCTGTACTGCCTGGTGGCCCTGGTCGCGGTGGGCGCCATGCCGTGGAAGAAGTTCGCCGACGCCGACGCGGCCCTCGCCCAGATCATGAAGGACGTCACCGGGCAGAGCTTCTGGTCGGTGCTGCTGGCGGCCGGCGCGGTGATCGCCATCGCCAGCGTGGTGCTGACCGTGATGTACGGCCAGACCCGCATCCTGTTCTCGATGGCCCGCGACGGCCTGGTGCCCAAGCTCTTCGCCCGGGTGAGCCCGAAGTCCGGGATCCCGGTGGCCAACACCCTGATCGTCTCCGCGTTCTGCGGGGTGCTCGCCGCCGTGGTGCCGCTGGGCGCCCTCGCGGACGCCACCAGCATCGGAACGCTCTTCGCGTTCGCCCTGGTCAACGCGGCCGTCATCGTGCTGCGCAAGACCCGGCCGGACATGCCGCGCAGCTTCAAGGTGGCCTTCTCCCCGGTCACCCCGGCCATCGGCTTCGCGCTCTGCCTGCTGCTGATGGGAAGCTTCGAGCTGATCACCTGGGAGTGCTTCATCGGCTGGATGGCGATCGGGCTCGTGGTGTACTTCACGTACGGCATGCGCCGCTCGCAGCTGGCCCGTGAGGCCCGGACAGAAAAGTGA
- a CDS encoding Lrp/AsnC family transcriptional regulator, with product MRLNDLDERIVHALAEDARRSYSDIGAEVGLSAPAVKRRVDRLLASGAITGFTVRVDPAALGWETEGFVEIYCRHNTSPDDIRRGLERYPEVAAASTVTGEADAVVQLYASDMRHFERVLERIAGEPFVERTKSVLVLSPLLRRYTSGSPT from the coding sequence ATGCGACTCAACGATCTCGACGAACGCATCGTGCACGCCCTCGCCGAGGACGCCCGCCGCTCCTACTCCGACATCGGCGCGGAGGTGGGGCTGTCGGCCCCGGCCGTCAAACGCCGGGTCGACCGGCTGCTGGCCTCCGGCGCCATCACCGGCTTCACCGTCCGGGTGGACCCGGCCGCGCTGGGGTGGGAGACCGAGGGGTTCGTCGAGATCTACTGCCGTCACAACACCTCGCCCGACGACATCCGCCGCGGCCTGGAGCGCTACCCCGAGGTGGCCGCCGCCTCCACCGTCACCGGTGAGGCCGACGCCGTCGTGCAGCTCTACGCCTCCGACATGCGCCACTTCGAGCGGGTGCTGGAACGGATCGCCGGGGAGCCCTTCGTGGAACGCACCAAGTCCGTGCTGGTGCTCTCCCCGCTGCTGCGCCGCTACACCTCCGGCTCGCCCACCTGA
- a CDS encoding carbon-nitrogen hydrolase family protein: MTPLRIALHQGPAGVPGTPDESLAALDDAVRRAAAGGADLLVTGEMYLTGYAVGDALPRLAEAADGPSAARVAKIAADHGVAVVYGYPERDGGRVYNSAQLIGADGSALANYRKTHLFGDFEMAGFTPGDTPVVQARLGDLTVGLLICYDVEFPENVRAHAVAGTDLLAVPTALMRPYEFVPHTLVPARAYESQLFVAYTNRCGAEGEFHFAGLSCLAGPDGVVRARAGTGAELVLADADPALLAAARAETPYLRDRRPGLYTALTRPVAG, encoded by the coding sequence ATGACGCCGTTGCGCATCGCGCTCCACCAAGGCCCCGCGGGGGTGCCCGGCACCCCCGACGAGAGCCTCGCCGCGCTCGACGACGCCGTCCGCCGGGCCGCCGCCGGCGGGGCGGACCTCCTGGTGACCGGCGAGATGTACCTCACCGGCTACGCGGTCGGCGACGCCCTGCCGCGCCTCGCCGAAGCCGCCGACGGCCCCAGCGCGGCCCGGGTGGCGAAGATCGCCGCCGACCACGGCGTCGCCGTCGTCTACGGCTACCCCGAACGCGACGGCGGCCGGGTGTACAACTCCGCCCAGCTCATCGGCGCCGACGGCAGCGCGCTCGCCAACTACCGCAAGACACACCTGTTCGGCGACTTCGAGATGGCCGGCTTCACCCCCGGTGACACCCCGGTCGTCCAGGCCCGCCTCGGTGACCTCACCGTCGGCCTGCTGATCTGCTACGACGTCGAGTTCCCGGAGAACGTCCGGGCCCACGCGGTGGCCGGCACCGATCTGCTGGCGGTGCCCACCGCGCTGATGCGCCCGTACGAGTTCGTCCCCCACACCCTCGTCCCGGCCCGCGCGTACGAAAGCCAGCTCTTCGTGGCGTACACCAACCGCTGCGGCGCCGAGGGCGAGTTCCACTTCGCCGGACTGAGCTGCCTGGCCGGGCCCGACGGTGTCGTGCGGGCGCGCGCCGGGACCGGTGCAGAGCTGGTGCTCGCCGACGCCGACCCGGCGCTGCTCGCCGCCGCCCGCGCGGAGACCCCGTACCTGCGCGACCGCCGCCCCGGGCTGTACACCGCGCTCACCCGCCCCGTGGCCGGCTGA